A genomic region of Mesobacillus jeotgali contains the following coding sequences:
- a CDS encoding ABC transporter ATP-binding protein, with the protein MSIFSFVKPYRIPIAAALSLMLVELAVELVQPLLMARIIDEGIVARDLDTVIKLGGIMLGISFLAFASGITNSFIAAHAGQSFGYDLREKLFAKVQAFSFTNFGSFPSSSLITRITNDVTQLQNTFFMSLRIAMRAPLLVIGGIIMAMLVNVKLSLAFVIIIPPLLIFLIWIMTKAAGLFKSVQKRLDKVNGVMRENLVGMRLIKAFARGGYEGTRFETANNNLKDKTVFALRVTEVTIPVLLLFMNLSVIAVLWFGKIEVQTGNVSVGEVVAIVNYAARITTAFSMFSWIIMVFSRARASAERVTDVLNEEIDLEDTIESSKEYGITKGEIEFDQVSFQFPSTNIPILQNLSFSIASGETVAVLGATGAGKTSMFQLIPRLYDVTSGEIRIDGRRIQEFKLKSLREGIGYVPQEAMLFTGSIKENLAWGKKNATYEEMVKAASDAQIHDTVEKLPDRYDTLLGQKGVNLSGGQKQRLSIARALIKNPRILLLDDSTSALDLKTEARLLDSISQYKCTTVIITQKISTAKEADKILLLEDGSLIGSGDHEYLLKHSSLYQAIYESQFGEVKAGC; encoded by the coding sequence ATGAGTATATTTTCATTTGTAAAACCATATCGCATCCCGATTGCGGCTGCGCTGAGCTTGATGCTCGTCGAACTGGCTGTTGAACTAGTGCAGCCGCTGCTGATGGCTAGGATCATCGATGAAGGAATTGTCGCCAGGGACCTGGATACTGTCATCAAGTTGGGCGGAATAATGCTCGGGATTTCATTTCTTGCATTTGCATCCGGAATCACGAATTCGTTTATCGCTGCCCATGCAGGCCAAAGCTTTGGTTATGATTTGCGCGAGAAGCTGTTCGCCAAGGTCCAGGCCTTTTCATTCACGAACTTCGGCAGTTTTCCATCATCTTCTTTGATTACAAGGATCACCAATGATGTAACACAGCTGCAAAATACATTCTTTATGAGCTTGAGGATTGCTATGCGCGCTCCGCTGTTGGTCATCGGGGGAATCATTATGGCCATGCTCGTCAATGTGAAACTGTCGCTTGCATTCGTCATCATTATCCCGCCTCTTTTGATTTTCCTGATATGGATCATGACAAAAGCAGCAGGCTTATTTAAAAGTGTACAAAAGCGCCTAGACAAAGTGAACGGTGTCATGAGGGAAAATCTTGTCGGCATGAGGCTGATCAAGGCTTTTGCCAGAGGCGGCTATGAAGGTACAAGATTTGAAACAGCGAACAATAACCTTAAGGATAAGACTGTATTCGCTTTAAGGGTTACTGAGGTAACAATACCTGTCCTGCTGCTATTCATGAACCTGAGTGTGATTGCCGTTCTTTGGTTTGGAAAAATAGAAGTCCAGACTGGAAACGTCTCGGTCGGTGAAGTGGTTGCGATCGTCAATTATGCAGCCAGGATTACCACTGCTTTTTCGATGTTTTCATGGATTATTATGGTCTTTTCCCGTGCCAGAGCCTCTGCTGAGCGTGTGACCGATGTGCTGAATGAGGAAATCGACCTGGAAGATACAATCGAAAGCAGTAAGGAGTATGGGATTACCAAAGGGGAAATTGAATTTGACCAGGTGTCATTCCAGTTTCCGAGCACCAATATCCCAATACTCCAGAATCTATCCTTTTCCATTGCCTCTGGTGAAACAGTGGCTGTATTGGGGGCTACTGGTGCCGGGAAAACATCGATGTTCCAGCTGATCCCCCGGTTATATGATGTAACAAGTGGGGAAATCCGAATCGACGGCCGCAGAATCCAAGAATTTAAACTTAAAAGTCTTAGAGAGGGGATTGGCTACGTTCCCCAGGAGGCTATGCTGTTCACTGGTTCCATCAAGGAAAATCTTGCCTGGGGCAAAAAGAATGCCACCTATGAGGAAATGGTCAAGGCCGCTTCGGATGCCCAAATCCATGACACGGTTGAAAAACTTCCCGATCGATATGATACACTTCTCGGGCAAAAGGGCGTCAATCTGTCGGGCGGACAGAAGCAACGACTATCCATTGCCCGTGCTTTAATTAAAAATCCGAGAATTCTGTTGCTCGATGACAGTACAAGTGCACTCGATTTGAAAACAGAAGCAAGGCTGCTGGATTCGATAAGCCAATACAAATGTACAACAGTCATCATCACCCAAAAGATAAGCACAGCTAAGGAAGCCGATAAAATCCTTTTGCTTGAAGATGGCTCCTTAATTGGATCTGGAGACCATGAGTATCTGCTGAAGCATTCTTCCCTTTATCAGGCTATTTACGAGTCCCAATTCGGGGAGGTGAAGGCAGGATGTTAA
- a CDS encoding ABC transporter ATP-binding protein translates to MLKKQKERKADQSNTSRGIVPTVRRIWSYLADQRSLLILVLLMVVASSALGLLGPFLIGWGIDEYFATESTDGFLWLLIGLGVVYGLHSLSLWLQSYWMIGIAQKTVYTMRKQLFTHFHKLSIDFFNKRQHGELMSRVTNDIENVSATLNSSVIQIFSSVLTLVGTLAVMIWLSPLLTVVTMIIVPLMFMGMKWITSRTGRLYKEQQRRLGEMNGYIEETISGQKIIKSFSQESKVIEEFRIKNKKLKESGYWAQTFTGFIPKLMNMLNNLSFTIVAAVGGYFALQGYVSIGTIVIFTEYSRQFTRPLNDLSNQFNTLLSAVAGADRVFDIIDTEEEAVDEKGAAPLKNINGKVEFTDVSFSYEKGGDTVSDLNFKAEPGQSVALVGPTGAGKSTIINLISRFYEPDKGKILIDGYDSKKITRESLRTQMGFVLQDSFLFQGSIRENIRYGRLDATDKEVEHAAKAANAHSFIQRLPEGYDTVLSQDDAGISQGQKQLLSIARAILADPSILILDEATSSIDTITELKIQEALQHLLKGRTSFIIAHRLNTIKSADQIIVIENGQIIENGSHDELLEQEGFYHSLFTSQLEKKTLMNY, encoded by the coding sequence ATGTTAAAAAAACAAAAAGAAAGAAAAGCTGACCAAAGCAATACTTCGAGAGGGATTGTACCGACGGTCAGAAGAATATGGTCATATCTAGCAGACCAGAGGAGCCTGCTGATCCTTGTCTTATTAATGGTTGTGGCCAGTTCTGCCCTGGGTCTTTTGGGACCATTCCTGATTGGGTGGGGAATTGATGAGTATTTTGCGACAGAGTCCACTGATGGATTCCTCTGGCTGTTGATCGGTCTTGGCGTTGTGTATGGGCTCCACTCTTTATCCTTGTGGCTCCAGAGCTACTGGATGATTGGGATTGCCCAGAAGACTGTCTATACAATGAGGAAACAGCTTTTTACACACTTCCATAAGCTGTCGATTGATTTCTTCAACAAACGGCAGCATGGTGAATTAATGAGCAGGGTCACCAATGATATTGAGAATGTCAGCGCAACTCTGAATTCTTCAGTCATCCAGATTTTTTCAAGTGTACTTACACTGGTGGGAACCCTTGCTGTCATGATTTGGCTGAGCCCGTTACTCACGGTGGTCACGATGATCATTGTACCGCTAATGTTCATGGGGATGAAGTGGATTACAAGCCGGACAGGGAGGCTGTACAAAGAACAGCAGCGCCGGCTTGGTGAAATGAATGGTTATATTGAAGAAACGATTTCTGGCCAGAAAATCATTAAATCCTTCTCGCAGGAATCGAAAGTAATTGAAGAATTTCGCATTAAAAATAAGAAGTTAAAAGAGTCCGGTTATTGGGCTCAGACCTTTACGGGGTTTATTCCGAAATTGATGAATATGCTAAATAACCTGAGCTTCACCATTGTGGCGGCAGTTGGCGGCTACTTTGCGCTTCAAGGGTACGTATCGATTGGGACAATCGTCATTTTTACTGAGTACTCCAGGCAGTTCACTAGACCTCTGAATGACCTGTCGAACCAGTTTAATACATTACTTTCTGCGGTCGCAGGAGCTGACAGGGTTTTTGATATCATCGATACAGAAGAAGAGGCGGTCGATGAGAAAGGAGCTGCTCCCCTTAAGAATATCAATGGAAAGGTCGAGTTCACGGATGTATCTTTTTCATATGAAAAAGGAGGAGATACCGTATCTGATTTGAATTTCAAAGCTGAACCAGGTCAAAGTGTTGCCTTGGTTGGACCGACAGGAGCGGGCAAGTCCACGATCATCAACTTAATTTCACGCTTTTATGAACCGGATAAAGGTAAAATTTTAATCGATGGATATGATAGCAAAAAAATTACCCGTGAAAGCTTGCGGACACAAATGGGATTTGTCCTCCAGGATTCATTCCTTTTCCAGGGAAGCATAAGGGAAAACATCCGCTACGGCAGACTGGACGCAACTGATAAGGAAGTAGAGCATGCTGCAAAGGCAGCAAATGCCCATTCTTTTATCCAACGCTTACCAGAAGGCTATGATACCGTGTTGAGCCAGGATGATGCTGGCATCAGTCAGGGACAAAAGCAGCTCTTGTCCATCGCAAGGGCAATCCTGGCTGATCCGTCAATCTTGATTCTTGATGAAGCAACGAGCAGTATTGATACGATCACAGAACTTAAAATCCAGGAAGCCCTCCAGCATCTACTGAAGGGAAGAACAAGCTTCATCATCGCCCACCGGTTGAATACGATTAAAAGCGCAGATCAAATTATTGTCATCGAAAATGGGCAAATCATTGAAAATGGCAGCCATGACGAATTGCTGGAACAAGAAGGTTTTTACCATAGTCTTTTCACTAGCCAGCTGGAAAAAAAGACATTAATGAATTATTAG
- a CDS encoding ATP-binding protein, whose amino-acid sequence MLAEKLLLNVLIILLPIFIHSVLFDNKRVGKSPYLCGVLQSVAVFLSLAFSFEDGGLYWDLRYVPMVVAFLYGGPIAGTMVLVTYLATRTFMGGDLLLGYVSGFLAAVIPFMFMKKFWTFDAKKRIRTTVLVGLWPSLSMLVILVANMLINEASAENTNQIMLNIAIFGAIQVCAVWIVAILNESLIEKDLMKKEILRAEKLNTLGELAASIAHEIRNPLTVVKGFLQMMHKQEKGDNHYYLSLVLTELGRAESIINDYLNFAKPQFEKMEGAELAGIITEVTLLLEAFAAKEGVQVNVKLEWGIFVKTDRNQLKQALVNIIKNGIEATDEGGEVNISQVSTGNESYIVISDTGKGMDSAQIARLGTLFYTTKDKGTGLGTSVSIKIIETMGGSISFKSEKGVGTEVTIILPTFLTSSSNVAHDSVKRDVVMKQ is encoded by the coding sequence ATGCTTGCTGAGAAACTTCTTTTAAATGTCCTTATTATCCTGCTGCCAATCTTTATTCATAGTGTCCTTTTTGATAATAAAAGGGTTGGGAAATCTCCTTACTTGTGCGGCGTGCTGCAAAGTGTTGCTGTGTTTCTTTCTCTTGCTTTTTCGTTTGAAGATGGCGGTTTGTACTGGGACCTTCGCTACGTGCCGATGGTGGTGGCCTTTTTATATGGCGGCCCAATTGCAGGTACTATGGTATTGGTTACCTATCTGGCAACAAGGACATTCATGGGTGGAGACCTGTTGCTCGGGTATGTGAGCGGTTTTCTGGCCGCGGTAATTCCATTCATGTTCATGAAGAAATTTTGGACCTTCGATGCAAAGAAGAGAATTAGGACAACAGTCCTTGTTGGTTTATGGCCTTCACTTTCAATGCTGGTGATTCTTGTGGCTAATATGTTGATTAATGAAGCATCAGCTGAAAACACGAACCAAATTATGTTGAATATCGCGATCTTTGGCGCAATACAGGTTTGTGCCGTATGGATTGTGGCGATTTTGAATGAGTCCTTGATCGAAAAGGATTTAATGAAAAAAGAAATCCTGCGCGCTGAAAAACTGAATACACTGGGTGAACTAGCTGCATCCATTGCGCACGAAATCCGGAATCCTTTAACAGTGGTTAAGGGGTTCTTACAGATGATGCATAAGCAAGAAAAAGGGGATAATCATTACTATTTGAGCTTAGTCCTGACTGAACTCGGCAGGGCGGAATCCATCATAAATGATTATCTGAATTTTGCCAAGCCTCAATTTGAAAAAATGGAAGGTGCCGAGCTGGCGGGAATCATTACAGAAGTCACATTGCTTTTAGAGGCATTTGCTGCAAAGGAAGGAGTCCAGGTGAATGTCAAGCTGGAGTGGGGGATCTTTGTAAAAACGGACAGGAACCAGCTGAAACAAGCTCTTGTTAATATTATAAAGAACGGGATCGAGGCTACGGATGAGGGCGGGGAAGTTAACATCAGTCAGGTCTCGACCGGGAATGAATCATATATTGTAATATCAGATACGGGAAAGGGAATGGATAGTGCGCAAATTGCCAGACTTGGTACATTATTTTATACAACCAAAGATAAAGGAACAGGACTGGGTACCTCCGTTTCAATCAAAATCATAGAAACGATGGGAGGATCCATTTCATTCAAGAGTGAGAAAGGGGTTGGGACGGAAGTTACCATCATACTCCCTACATTTTTAACATCTAGCTCGAACGTTGCGCATGACTCTGTAAAACGTGATGTGGTAATGAAACAATGA
- a CDS encoding response regulator, protein MRFFIVDDSPAIRAMLANIIEDQDFGTVVGEAEDGSEVYSDILEAKDIDILLVDLLMPNRDGLETIREISPSFTGKVIMISQVESKELIGEAYRLGVDYYITKPLNKLEVSSVIKKVCENLLLQKSLVDIQRSLNMIPGFKTKTKTPKSTLSIVGAGKDILFELGIISESGNKDLLDLLCILYEHEQNGVKEIPPLKDLFEEIMKKRLGVNASAAEIRKEVKAGEQRVRRALQQALEHLASLGLTDYSNPKFEHFSSSFFDYTQVRMKMLELEGKTEICANPPRSNIKKFMQALYMEARKSINS, encoded by the coding sequence ATGCGTTTTTTCATTGTGGATGATTCACCAGCTATAAGAGCGATGCTGGCAAATATAATTGAAGACCAGGATTTCGGAACAGTTGTAGGCGAGGCTGAAGATGGTTCTGAAGTATATTCTGATATCCTAGAAGCTAAGGATATTGATATATTGCTGGTTGATTTATTGATGCCAAATCGTGACGGTTTGGAAACTATAAGAGAAATAAGTCCTTCATTCACTGGAAAAGTTATAATGATTTCACAAGTGGAATCGAAAGAACTAATTGGTGAAGCATATAGACTGGGAGTAGATTACTATATTACCAAACCGCTTAATAAGCTTGAAGTATCAAGCGTCATCAAGAAAGTGTGCGAAAACCTGTTACTACAAAAATCACTTGTGGATATACAGCGATCACTCAACATGATTCCAGGATTCAAGACAAAGACAAAGACCCCAAAAAGTACACTTTCGATTGTTGGTGCAGGGAAGGACATCTTATTCGAATTAGGAATCATCAGTGAAAGTGGCAATAAAGATCTTCTGGATTTGCTATGCATCCTTTACGAACATGAGCAGAATGGAGTCAAAGAAATACCTCCCTTGAAAGATTTATTTGAGGAGATCATGAAAAAACGCCTAGGAGTAAACGCTTCTGCTGCTGAAATTCGAAAAGAGGTGAAAGCCGGTGAACAGCGAGTTCGAAGGGCTCTCCAACAGGCCTTAGAACATCTGGCTTCATTAGGCCTGACTGATTATTCGAATCCCAAATTTGAGCATTTTAGCAGTTCCTTTTTTGACTATACACAGGTTCGAATGAAAATGCTTGAGTTAGAAGGCAAAACGGAGATATGTGCAAATCCTCCCCGCTCTAACATAAAAAAATTCATGCAAGCGTTATACATGGAGGCAAGAAAGTCAATCAATTCATAA
- a CDS encoding ATP-binding protein yields MIEKKRWGGILKERLILYLLIMIAVPIGGEMKFYPFEGEMRVSLGTPIFFFTLLWSKKLHPLLAGLAAGSAVVLFRVVLFSLTVNTNLLFEGFLQHFPVFFYYLTFALLFYLFKINTLFNRPFLVGLLGVIVEVTASMMEIFFRSFISQSQINLETFLTIGMIAIIRSFFVLGFFNIFVIREAKLSEDQQRNRNEQMLMLISNLYVEMIQLKKTMKNAEELTAVSYTLYRELKEKKQDEHAHSALKIAGELHEIKKDNQRIYAGLTKLMVKENISDFMDIEGILKVITKCNGNYAESLGKSIEFTSIVAGEHPPYHTFMLLSVINNLATNAVEAIHHTGDIRLDIARNQDTLVIQVKDTGPGIDSRNRQHVFEPGFTTKFSQEGNASNGIGLSYVKSALENIGGKIILEPYGLTNGFNTVFIIEVPIGSLTLGG; encoded by the coding sequence ATGATTGAAAAAAAGAGATGGGGTGGGATATTGAAGGAACGACTGATTCTTTACTTGTTGATTATGATCGCTGTCCCAATAGGTGGAGAGATGAAGTTCTACCCATTTGAAGGTGAAATGAGGGTAAGCCTGGGCACGCCAATTTTTTTCTTCACTCTTTTGTGGTCTAAAAAGTTACATCCATTATTGGCTGGGTTGGCTGCGGGATCGGCAGTTGTCTTGTTTAGGGTTGTATTATTTAGTTTAACCGTAAATACAAACCTCCTGTTTGAAGGTTTTCTTCAGCACTTCCCGGTCTTCTTCTATTATTTGACTTTCGCCTTATTATTTTATTTATTTAAAATCAATACATTATTTAACAGACCTTTCCTTGTTGGATTGCTTGGTGTCATTGTTGAGGTAACAGCAAGTATGATGGAAATCTTTTTTCGATCCTTTATCTCACAATCTCAGATTAATCTGGAGACCTTCTTGACCATTGGAATGATTGCTATCATACGGAGCTTTTTTGTTTTAGGATTCTTTAATATTTTCGTAATCAGAGAAGCTAAATTATCAGAAGATCAACAAAGAAATCGAAATGAACAGATGCTCATGCTAATATCGAATCTTTATGTAGAAATGATTCAGCTAAAGAAGACAATGAAAAATGCCGAAGAGTTAACTGCTGTAAGCTATACATTGTATAGAGAGTTAAAAGAGAAGAAACAAGACGAACATGCCCACTCAGCCCTTAAAATAGCAGGCGAATTACATGAAATCAAAAAAGACAATCAGCGAATTTATGCTGGTTTGACTAAGTTGATGGTTAAAGAAAACATTAGTGACTTCATGGATATTGAAGGGATTTTGAAGGTAATCACCAAGTGCAATGGAAACTATGCAGAATCACTGGGAAAATCAATTGAATTTACAAGTATCGTAGCCGGGGAGCACCCCCCGTATCATACATTTATGCTGTTATCCGTCATTAATAACCTGGCAACAAATGCTGTGGAAGCCATTCATCATACAGGTGATATCCGACTTGATATCGCCCGGAACCAGGATACCTTGGTGATCCAAGTAAAAGATACAGGTCCTGGTATTGATAGTAGGAATAGACAGCATGTATTTGAACCTGGATTCACCACTAAGTTCAGTCAGGAAGGGAACGCTTCCAACGGAATCGGCCTTTCTTATGTTAAGAGTGCTTTAGAAAATATCGGAGGAAAAATCATCCTTGAACCATATGGATTGACCAATGGCTTTAACACAGTTTTCATTATTGAAGTTCCGATTGGAAGTCTTACATTAGGAGGGTAA
- a CDS encoding anaerobic C4-dicarboxylate transporter family protein: protein MFWIQFLIVLTCIFIGARLGGVGLGVMGGVGLGILVFGFGLQPTSAPIDVMLMILAVITAAGALQAAGGMEYLVYLAEKALRKNPKRITFIAPMVTYLFTLCAGTGHVAYSVLPVIAEVSRESGIRPERPMSIAVIASQQAITASPISAATVALLALLADFNISLMQILLICIPSTFLACMGAAFVASKMGKELKMDAEYLKRLEEGLAPIKKDKKAFNPNPGAKLSVILFLLAAVLVVILGSFQELRPGWEIEGVFTRMSMPAAIEIVMLTIAAMIIIFAKPKVEDIVSGSVFKAGAAAVVAIFGIAWMGDTFFQGNMALISGSISDLVTAAPWLFAVALFALSILLYSQAATVRTLMPLGITLGINPALLIAMFPAVNGYFFIPNYPTVVAAINFDRTGTTRIGKYILNHSFMVPGLVATVGAVGIGILLSTIVL, encoded by the coding sequence ATGTTCTGGATACAATTTTTAATTGTACTGACATGTATCTTCATAGGTGCAAGGCTTGGAGGTGTGGGGCTTGGTGTAATGGGTGGTGTTGGTCTTGGAATTTTGGTTTTTGGATTTGGACTTCAGCCAACATCGGCACCAATAGATGTAATGTTAATGATTTTGGCAGTCATTACGGCTGCTGGAGCTCTTCAAGCAGCGGGTGGAATGGAGTATCTTGTCTACTTGGCAGAGAAAGCATTACGCAAGAATCCTAAAAGAATAACCTTCATTGCTCCAATGGTCACTTACTTATTTACTTTATGTGCAGGTACTGGCCATGTTGCCTACTCGGTATTGCCAGTTATTGCAGAGGTATCAAGAGAATCCGGCATTCGTCCGGAAAGACCAATGTCTATTGCTGTTATCGCATCTCAACAGGCAATTACGGCCAGTCCTATATCAGCTGCAACTGTTGCACTGCTTGCGCTTCTTGCAGACTTTAACATTAGTCTCATGCAGATCCTGCTAATCTGTATTCCGTCTACCTTCCTCGCGTGTATGGGTGCAGCATTTGTTGCCAGCAAAATGGGCAAGGAACTGAAGATGGATGCAGAATATCTCAAGCGATTAGAAGAAGGCCTTGCTCCAATCAAAAAGGATAAAAAGGCTTTTAATCCAAATCCCGGTGCAAAACTCTCAGTTATTCTGTTCTTATTGGCAGCAGTACTTGTTGTTATTCTTGGCTCATTCCAGGAATTGCGACCTGGATGGGAAATTGAAGGTGTTTTCACAAGGATGAGTATGCCGGCTGCAATAGAGATTGTTATGCTGACAATCGCAGCAATGATCATTATCTTTGCAAAACCAAAAGTTGAAGACATCGTATCAGGAAGTGTCTTCAAAGCGGGTGCTGCTGCAGTTGTAGCCATCTTCGGAATCGCCTGGATGGGTGATACCTTCTTTCAGGGAAATATGGCCCTGATTTCAGGTTCGATTTCAGATTTAGTAACGGCAGCTCCGTGGCTGTTCGCTGTTGCATTGTTCGCCCTTTCTATACTCCTGTATAGCCAGGCAGCTACAGTCCGGACATTAATGCCGCTTGGGATTACACTGGGAATCAATCCAGCGTTATTAATCGCAATGTTCCCGGCTGTAAATGGATACTTCTTCATTCCGAACTATCCGACCGTAGTAGCGGCAATTAACTTCGACAGAACGGGAACGACTAGAATCGGTAAATACATTTTAAACCACAGCTTTATGGTTCCGGGACTCGTTGCGACAGTTGGAGCAGTCGGTATAGGAATTCTGTTAAGTACAATCGTTCTTTAA
- the aspA gene encoding aspartate ammonia-lyase, with translation MLDQFRIEKDFLGEKLVPMDAYYGVQTIRAIENFPITGSRLDGSLIKAMAIVKKAAALANADIGQLDRTIADAIARAADEVVEGKLHDQFIVDPIQGGAGTSINMNTNEVIANRALELIGEAKGNYKIISPNSHVNMAQSTNDSFPTAIHLSTLSTLNQLLIVMDILHQGFIDKANEFDGIIKMGRTHLQDAVPIRLGQEFAAYARVLKRDIKRVKSTRDHLYEVNMGATAVGTGLNADPVYIEKAIGYLGEFTGLPLTGSENLVDGTQNTDCYIEVSAALKVCMLNMSKVANDLRMMTSGPRCGFGEINLPARQPGSSIMPGKVNPVMAEVLNQSAFQVVGNDLTISMASEAGQFELNVMEPVIVFNLLQSIKIMTNVFNVFYEHCLRGITANIERLEAYVNNSVGVITAINPHVGYETAASVAREAILANRAVRDIVLERGVLTAEELDTILNPFEMTHPGIAGKELLERKNQREAVLI, from the coding sequence ATGTTGGATCAATTTAGGATTGAAAAGGATTTCCTAGGTGAGAAGCTGGTCCCTATGGATGCTTACTATGGTGTGCAAACAATACGAGCTATTGAAAATTTCCCGATTACTGGCTCTAGGCTAGATGGGTCGCTAATCAAGGCAATGGCAATTGTAAAGAAAGCAGCAGCACTTGCGAATGCGGATATTGGCCAGCTGGATCGAACCATTGCTGATGCCATCGCACGTGCAGCTGATGAAGTAGTCGAAGGAAAGCTGCATGACCAGTTTATAGTGGACCCAATTCAGGGAGGTGCTGGTACATCAATCAACATGAATACAAACGAAGTAATTGCGAACCGTGCTCTCGAGTTGATTGGGGAAGCTAAAGGCAATTATAAAATAATAAGTCCAAATTCACATGTGAATATGGCACAGTCGACGAATGATTCTTTCCCAACTGCCATCCATCTATCGACGCTTTCGACGCTAAATCAACTGTTAATAGTGATGGATATACTGCATCAGGGATTCATAGACAAGGCAAATGAGTTTGATGGAATTATCAAAATGGGCAGAACCCATTTGCAGGATGCTGTACCAATTCGTCTCGGCCAGGAATTTGCTGCATATGCAAGAGTGCTAAAAAGAGATATTAAAAGGGTCAAGTCTACTAGGGATCATCTTTATGAGGTGAATATGGGAGCAACTGCTGTAGGCACGGGACTGAATGCTGACCCAGTCTATATCGAGAAAGCAATCGGATATCTTGGCGAGTTCACTGGGTTGCCGTTAACCGGATCGGAGAATCTAGTCGATGGAACACAAAATACAGATTGCTATATAGAAGTTTCCGCAGCTCTGAAGGTTTGTATGCTGAACATGTCGAAGGTTGCCAACGATTTAAGGATGATGACCTCAGGGCCGAGATGTGGATTTGGTGAGATTAATCTTCCTGCACGCCAGCCTGGTTCCTCCATCATGCCGGGTAAGGTCAACCCAGTTATGGCAGAAGTTCTTAATCAGAGTGCTTTCCAAGTTGTCGGTAACGATTTGACGATCAGCATGGCATCAGAAGCGGGGCAATTTGAGCTGAATGTCATGGAGCCAGTCATAGTGTTCAACCTTTTACAGTCCATAAAAATCATGACAAACGTCTTCAATGTATTCTATGAACATTGCTTGAGGGGGATCACAGCGAATATCGAGAGACTTGAAGCTTACGTGAATAATAGTGTCGGCGTAATAACTGCCATCAACCCTCACGTGGGTTATGAAACAGCTGCATCTGTTGCAAGAGAAGCAATATTGGCTAACAGAGCTGTCCGTGATATTGTGCTTGAACGGGGTGTGTTGACAGCAGAAGAGTTAGACACCATCCTTAACCCATTTGAGATGACCCATCCAGGTATCGCAGGCAAGGAATTGTTGGAAAGGAAAAATCAAAGAGAAGCCGTTTTGATTTAA
- a CDS encoding succinate dehydrogenase cytochrome b558 subunit, translating into MLERGNNQHLYRKLHSLSGIIPVGVFLTVHLFVNYTATWGQDAYNTAAGIMVNLPFKYFLEAFIIFIPMYFHAIYGLYIALQAKNNIGRYGYMRNWKFFLQRLTGVITFIFVTWHIWETKIQVEFFGVEANYHLMANIVDNPLSLTLYIIGIISAVYHFANGVWTFLITWGITTSPKSQQFFSYITFGLFVVLSIIGVRAILAFA; encoded by the coding sequence ATGTTAGAGCGCGGCAATAACCAGCATTTATATCGAAAGCTACACTCATTATCAGGAATAATCCCAGTAGGGGTGTTCCTGACTGTTCACCTCTTCGTGAACTACACCGCAACTTGGGGGCAGGATGCTTATAATACTGCGGCAGGGATCATGGTGAATCTGCCATTCAAATATTTTCTTGAGGCGTTTATTATTTTTATCCCTATGTATTTTCATGCTATATACGGCCTTTATATTGCACTTCAGGCAAAAAATAATATCGGCCGATATGGATATATGCGGAATTGGAAGTTTTTCTTACAAAGGCTTACGGGAGTCATTACCTTTATCTTTGTTACCTGGCATATTTGGGAAACCAAAATTCAGGTGGAGTTTTTTGGTGTAGAAGCCAATTATCACTTGATGGCCAATATTGTAGATAACCCATTATCCTTGACTCTGTATATCATAGGAATCATTTCGGCAGTGTATCACTTTGCCAATGGAGTCTGGACCTTCCTAATTACCTGGGGAATCACGACATCTCCAAAATCACAACAATTTTTTTCATATATTACTTTCGGGTTATTTGTCGTACTATCCATCATTGGTGTACGAGCAATTTTAGCATTTGCATAA